A genomic segment from Corylus avellana chromosome ca5, CavTom2PMs-1.0 encodes:
- the LOC132181693 gene encoding protein ALWAYS EARLY 3-like — MCSTRFTLELCPRWWKVHVILLWFLMGPHCPHLAAVFYAQKRKYSDKLGPQWSKEELEHFYQAYWKYGKDWKKVAAVVHNGSVEMVEALYITNWVGSVHYC; from the exons ATGTGCTCAACAAGGTTTACTCTGGAGCTGTGCCCAAG gtGGTGGAAAGTCCATGTGATTCTGCTTTGGTTCTTGATGGGGCCGCATTGTCCGCATTTGGCTGCTGTATTTTATGcacagaaaaggaaatattCTGATAAGTTAGGACCTCAATGGAGCAAGGAGGAGCTTGAGCATTTTTATCAAGCCTATTGGAAATATGGAAAAGACTGGAAGAAG GTGGCTGCTGTAGTACATAACGGATCCGTTGAGATGGTGGAGGCTCTCTACATTACAAACTGGGTTGGTAGCGTCCATTACTGTTAG